Below is a window of uncultured Cohaesibacter sp. DNA.
ATGTCTTTTCTGCTGTCAGTATGCCCGGTCAAATCGGAGGCGTGATTGACAGGAAAATCAAAATTCTGATCGACTGCTTCAAACATTGTGTTTCCTTCCTAACATGCCCATGGACAACGCCCATGCAGGGGTTTGGAAGACTGACGACAACAGGTATGGGAACTCCGCTTGGTTGCGTCCATCTTCGCGGTTTAGCAAAGATGCCGCCACATCCCCGTACAGGTGCCACCTTGCCGCGGTTTGGCAGGTTGGCGAGGGCGTCAGCCCTTCTCATGATGATGGCTGGATAAATAAAGCATCTTTGCGGCAGACGCAAGCCTGTTGTGGATAGTGGGCCAAAAATGGAAATTTCTGAAGGAAAAATCGCTCTGGACGGATGTCCAATTTGCTCGTATAGATTGAATGAAGGCCTTGAGAGATGGTTTTATCAGGCATTGTATGGTGGCAATGCTTGATAAAAATACCGGAATTGGTGTGGCGCTTTTTGATGGCAATTTCAGGTTTATGTTTCTCAAAAAAAATAAGAGGCCGTCTGGTGACGACCTCTAGTGACGGTAAATTGTGGGGACCGTCCTTAGAAAGACTTTTTCTGAGCAACTCCGACATCTCGTTGGGGGACCGACATCGAACTGCATTTATTCTTGGGCCTTTCTTGATTTTGATAATACTCAAAATTGCAGAGATTTTCTATAGGTATCGAGTGTAAGCCTTGTGTTTCTGCCGTATTTGGCAAGGTTATAAAGTGTGTGAAGACGATTACCTTATTGAGTTAGGTGGTTTTTATAATTTTTTTATCAAGTAATGCTATTCGTATTTGTGCGACATTACAATGTAATCCTTCTAAATAGTCATATATACGTACCATATATTGTTTTATGTCTAAATATTTCTTGTTTGACTGGCCAAGTAAAAGTTGGAAATTAATTGCGCAATTTCGCAAGTTTGCTTTGTCTTCCATGGTGCAGACGGGTGAATCGAATTTAACTCGAAATCTAATAAAAAATATGCACCGACTTTGCATTGTTTCACGGGCGTAGCGCTTCTCCTTTACTCGGAGAGTTCGGGCAATACGAAAGGGGATAAGAAATTTTTAACCGCAAAGCACATTCTGCGCCCTTTACCTGTGGTTGCACGTCAATTTTTCGACTCGCAGCATGCTATCTTGCATTTGGCTGTCCAAAAGCGCATGCATCACAGGGACGCTTGCAAGCTGCCTGATCCGTTCGGAGCCTGCATGTCATGGTGAATTTTGTCAGCCCGAGATCTCTCGCTGACTGCATGTGGAGAGTGGCGTTGCTGTGCGCTTTGGATTTCGGATTGGCTCAAGGTGTGGATGATGCCATCATCCATCTGGTCAGGGCAGGAAAAGTGGGGGCCTTGGCTGCTTTGCCAATATCGGACCTCTGGCCCAAAAGCGCCGCTGGCCTGCAGACCTTTCTGGCTGCTGCCCCCAAAAGGCCTATTGTCGGCCTGTCTTTGACCTTGTCGGGAGAATTCTCACCTTTATCGACCGGTTTCTCTCCCGACAATCGTGATCAGCAGGGGCATCTGCCGCGTCTTGAGGATCTGGCCCGCGCTGCGTTGCGCTTCGAGCTGGACGAGAAAATACTTGAAGCCGAGTTTCGCGCTCAGCATCGGCGGTTCACTGCCCATTTGGGTGCGGCTCCACATTTTCTGGTTCTGCAACCCGAAATCCTGTATTTCGCAGCTGCCGCGCGCGCCGTTACCCGCACGATTACCAATTTCAAGAGCAATACCATTCCGGTGATCTGCCCGCTTCTGCCGCAAGCCGATGGTTTTCGGGACAAATTGCTAAAGCGCCATGTCTGGCGTTCCAATGATCACATGCGCGAACCCTGGGTGCGCCGCGCGATGATGGAAGTGCCCTCGGCGAGCAAAATGCCACCCAAAAGCAGCTGGCTACAGGATGGCAAGATATGGACAGCCATCCGACCGTCCTTCCCTGATGAAAGGCTCGCCCGCTTTGACAAAAACTGGGAAAAGCGGCTTGAGCAGGTAAACTGGCTGTGATTTCTTACCCTATTTTTGCCTCTTGTTATGGATGATTCAGCTTTTTACCCTGCGTTCTGCGAAACAATTTTATGAAAATACAACATTTCCGAGTAAAAACTCAAATACGCCACTTGAGTTCCTCTTAGGGCGCGGTATTCTTGTATTGCACGATGGGTGTGGCCAGTTGCGAGCAAAGCCCAGCTTCTACAACTTTAGTGGCCCTGTTCATTGTTGAGGAAAACGCAATATAACATATAGATATGAATATGTGACTGAGCCGGCTTCCTTCTTTGCCGGGAAATGACATTGGGTAAATAGGGCGAGATCTGAACAGACGCCCAAATTCAATGCAATAGATGGAACAAGTCGCTAGGCAGTTTGCGGTTTCTTCAATTTGAGCTTGTATTTGGCCAATTTGCATCAAGAAAGCCTTCTTGGCCAAACAGGATCAGACCATCGGTTGAGGCTCGTTTTCTACGGGCATGTACGAACATAGTCGCGGTCGGATTTCATTCGATGCTGCGACAAGGCGGGTCGCTTTTCGGGGGACTGGTGGCCCGCCTCTTTCAACCTCACCATCATGATCGTCGCTTCTTTCTCTCATATCGATTCTCATCGACCTGTTGCTATCAATCTGGACAGATCAGGCTGAATTGTAAGCCTGATTTTGCACAATTATCGATTTCATCATTTTGGTGCCCGTTTTTTCAACATGGAGAAAATGCGCTTTGAGTACAGTCGTGTTCCCTTGGATTTTACCCAAATATGTCTAAATCAGGTATAGATCATAGCGACCTTGCCCGAATGCAACCATCGGGCCTGCATGCAGCAATTCTCCCAGACGAAGCAGCTGAATGATTTCCGCCCGCTTCTCTTGAGGGAGATGGATCTGCAACAGACCGGTCTGCCCATTCATGGCAATGGATGCACTGCGCTTCTGACTGACAGACCGGTGCCATTTCAGCTCGGTCAATCCTGCTTCATCAATCTTGCAGGCCTTGATTGCCTCTCCCACCGCTTGCAAATCCTGTCCCGGTTCGAGCCCATGCCAGCGGGCGACATCCGACGCACGGCTGATCAGCGCTTGAAGAAACTGTTCTCCGGGGGATAGCTCGGGCTGGCTGGCATCACAATGAAAAGGAGTGACGAAAGAGACCATGGCGCGTTCGGCAAGCTCCTGTTCCCGATCCTGTCCCGTCCAGACATTTTCAACAGACCGAATGATGACGCTGTCACAAACCGGTCCCAGTCCGCCAATAAAGACGCCCTGTTCAATGGCGCGGTGACAGGCGTCTGAAATTTCACTGCCCCAAAGCAGGCCCAGTCCGAACAGTCGCAGGGTGATGCGAACGCTTGTCGCATCGGCAGTTTCGCTGCGCACGACCCAGGGCAGGGCGCGGTCCGAACTGGTCTCTTCACTCTTGTCCTGCGGCATGTTGAAGAAAACCTGAAAGCCGCTGGCAGGCCCCCAGGGGCAGGGGAGTCCGGCGAGCGCTTCCCGGGATGCGGTTTTCATCAATTGCGACCCGATGGCCTGCCGGACAGCACCGGGAAATCCCGGATGCTGGGCCTGCGGTCCGTCTCCCTCGCATTCGAAAGTGATGTCCCTTATGGTCAGGCTTTGCAAAAAATGATCAAAGCCGCAGTCGCTTTCCGGCCTTGCAAGCAGATGCAAAAGATCGTTGCCGGTGGGCGCAATGGCTGGAGCAAACAGGAATGTTGGGCTCAGGGTTGCGCAGTCCATATCATGTGCGGATATCTTGTTCATGAAGCTCACCTAAAAACACGAAGGTCAATTGATCTGGCATGCCGGAGCTGCATGCCCTTTTCGTGCCTAGTCTGGAATGCCAGAGGCGACTTGTCGATTAAAACAGGGCGGGGATTTTTAAGATGCATCCCTTCTTGAAGGCAAGGGATTGGCCGACAAGGGATTGGTCGACAAGGGATTGGCCGACAAGGGCTCCAGACAATCGTCTTGCACCGGGCAGAAAGGACAGGGCCTCAGCTGGAAAAAGGAACTGGGCGGGCGTCAGCTTCTCATGCCGGAAACAAATTCGCGCAGGGAAATGAGACTGCGCTCCGCATCGTCGATCGCCTCCATGATGGTGATCGCTTCCCGATGATCAATGCGCCGATCTTTCAGCGCCTGATCTATGGTCTCCAGCACGTCCGAGGCCTCGAAAACGATCCGGTGTGCTGCCTGAAAAATATGGTCTTCGTGATCCTCCGGAGCGGGGTCAATCCGCTCGGCGGCAACGAAGGCCGTGCCCTTGAGCAGATAGCTGACCAGAGAGGGATCCGGGAAAAAGGCAATCAGCCGACGGATTTCGTCTGCCGAAAATGGTGTCATGCCCTGTAGCCGCTGATAGAAAGACTGATAGCTCATGTCCGTTCCCTTGGCGACGGAGGCTATGTCATGTCTTTTGCTTTCCGTGATGGCTTTGCGGACCAGAAAGCCGAAATGCTTCCCTCTGTCCTTGGTCTTGAGTGGGGTCATTCAGGGCTCCCGCAGCGAAGATTTGAGAGTCGATTTTCTTGCCACAACCTTATATTGAATATGGTTGCGCAAAAAGACCCTGATATCTCAGGATTGCGAGAAGGACTGATTTTTTGGGAATAACTCTACTGATCTTGAGCGCAGGGCATGACGCTTCCATCCGGCGCAAGCACCAGATGCTTGGCATTTTTCGACTTCTCGACGATTTCTGCCAAACTATGCTCATTCAGACTGGCCACAAACTGCTTGATCGAACGCGACATCACCCGCGACATTTCACAGCCGCCGAACATCGGGCAATCCGGTTGTGGTTCATCATTGCAGCGCGGGCAAAGGCATTCGACGACGCCAAAGTCCGCTTCCATCGCCTTGGCCACATCGCCCATGCGAATATCTTCTGCGGCCATGCCCAGCACAAGACCACCGCCGCGCCCGCGCGTGGTTTTGAGGAAGCCGCTATTGGACAATTTGGCGATCAGCTTCATACAATGTGTGCGGGAAAGGCGCAGGGCCGAGGCGACCGTTTCCACAGTCAGGCTGCGCTCGTCATTCATCGCGACCAGCATCAAAATGCGATAAGCAAAATCCGTCCCTTTGGCCAATCTCATGTGGCACCTCACTGTGGTTGTCATGCATAACTGAAGGGGTGCAAGCGGATTTTCTTTGAGCTGCATCAATTATCGAGATCAAAGTCATGTTTTTACCGTTTCATCTTGCGTGCCGGACATGAAAATATGCTATGAGCCGCCAGACGATTTGCCATATAATCCTGACGAAAAGAAAAGGGAGACACCAAGTGACACAGGAGCTCGAAAGCCGCGTTGTCGATCTGGAGATCCAGATTACGCATCAGGCCAATACCATCGAGGATCTTTCGCAGATGGTATCCCGTCAGTGGGACATCATTGATCGGCTGACAAGGCAGGTCACAATGCTACAGGATACGCTGGTCGAACTGGAGGAGAATATGCCCCCTCCGAGCAATGAGAAACCGCCCCATTATTGAGCCTTTATCCGGCATGTGGGCGCAATGAAAAAGGCCAGCTCATGAGCTGGCCTTTCGTCGTTGATACAGACTGCCTCGCCTTGATGGCTCGGCTTGTCAAGAAGCAAGCTGGCGAGATGCTTCGCGCACGCTGCGCGTCGAATTGTCCATTTGCGATGTTGCCTGCGAGATGGATTCCACATTCTGTGTAATGGTGGAAACGCCAACCGAAGCGGTTTGCATATTGCCCGAAATATCCCGCGTCACGGCCGACTGTTCCTCGATCGCAGAGGCGATGCTGGTCGAGATATCCCGAACCTGCTGAATCACATCCTTGATCGCATTGATCGCATTGACGGCACCGGCTGTTGACGTCTGCACGGAATTGATGCGCGCACTGATATTCTCGGTCGCCTTGGTGGTCTGGGAGGCAAGCTCCTTGACCTCGGAGGCCACAACGGCAAAACCCTTGCCGGCCTC
It encodes the following:
- a CDS encoding Rrf2 family transcriptional regulator, with amino-acid sequence MRLAKGTDFAYRILMLVAMNDERSLTVETVASALRLSRTHCMKLIAKLSNSGFLKTTRGRGGGLVLGMAAEDIRMGDVAKAMEADFGVVECLCPRCNDEPQPDCPMFGGCEMSRVMSRSIKQFVASLNEHSLAEIVEKSKNAKHLVLAPDGSVMPCAQDQ
- a CDS encoding ChbG/HpnK family deacetylase; translation: MLCALDFGLAQGVDDAIIHLVRAGKVGALAALPISDLWPKSAAGLQTFLAAAPKRPIVGLSLTLSGEFSPLSTGFSPDNRDQQGHLPRLEDLARAALRFELDEKILEAEFRAQHRRFTAHLGAAPHFLVLQPEILYFAAAARAVTRTITNFKSNTIPVICPLLPQADGFRDKLLKRHVWRSNDHMREPWVRRAMMEVPSASKMPPKSSWLQDGKIWTAIRPSFPDERLARFDKNWEKRLEQVNWL
- a CDS encoding SlyX family protein; this translates as MTQELESRVVDLEIQITHQANTIEDLSQMVSRQWDIIDRLTRQVTMLQDTLVELEENMPPPSNEKPPHY
- a CDS encoding phage regulatory CII family protein, which translates into the protein MTPLKTKDRGKHFGFLVRKAITESKRHDIASVAKGTDMSYQSFYQRLQGMTPFSADEIRRLIAFFPDPSLVSYLLKGTAFVAAERIDPAPEDHEDHIFQAAHRIVFEASDVLETIDQALKDRRIDHREAITIMEAIDDAERSLISLREFVSGMRS